Below is a genomic region from Anaerotignum faecicola.
CATCCTTGAACGCCATGGAACCGGCGATGTGGAATGCCATTTCACTGGAGTCTACCTCATGGTAGGAACCGTCATATACGGTTGCATGAACACCCAGTACAGGGAATCCGCCAAGAATACCGCACTTGGAAGCTTCCTCAATACCTTCACCGACTGCCGGGATATATTCCTTCGGAATAGCACCGCCGACAACGGTGGAATCTAACTTAAACAGTTCTTCTGCGTTGGCATCCATCGGCTCAAAGTGAACCTTACAGTGTCCGTACTGTCCACGTCCACCGGACTGCTTCGCATACTTGCTGTCTACGTCAACAGCCTTTGTAAATGTCTCCTTGTAAGCAACCTGAGGAGCACCTACGTTAGCTTCTACGTTGAACTCACGCAGCAGACGGTCTACAATGATCTCCAGATGAAGCTCGCCCATACCGGAAATAATAACCTGACCGGTCTCCTGGTTTGTCTTCGCTCTGAAGGTCGGGTCCTCT
It encodes:
- the fusA gene encoding elongation factor G (EF-G; promotes GTP-dependent translocation of the ribosome during translation; many organisms have multiple copies of this gene), giving the protein EDPTFRAKTNQETGQVIISGMGELHLEIIVDRLLREFNVEANVGAPQVAYKETFTKAVDVDSKYAKQSGGRGQYGHCKVHFEPMDANAEELFKLDSTVVGGAIPKEYIPAVGEGIEEASKCGILGGFPVLGVHATVYDGSYHEVDSSEMAFHIAGSMAFKD